The Anopheles moucheti chromosome 3, idAnoMoucSN_F20_07, whole genome shotgun sequence genome contains the following window.
TTTTGCCCACGACTGGGAGCTTCCGGCTGGTGCGGTGCAGCATATGGACGATCATCGCTTTCGAAATTCTGCGCTTGGCCTCCTCCAACTGGCCGGAATCGAACATAATGTTCACGTTCGTTACGTCGAAGGGATGAAAGAAGCTTTGCGTGTACACTTCCAGCAGTCCACCACAGCCACCGTCAATGACCTCCTCCAGGGAGAGCTTCTCGCAGGCTTGCACTATCTGATAGGTGAGCAGAAACGAACCGTTCCGGACGTTGGTttgattttcaaaatatttaaaattactaaaaaaaaaacacaagagaTTAAATAGTAAATGATTGGACAACAGAACAAAAACTCACTTACTTGAGGCACCTCTCGGCAAACGTTTGCCCGTAACCGTGCCGTTCCAGCCCTATCACCGACGAACCGACGAGTCGCGGAGTTTCAGCGCCGAAAAAGTTGGGATTGTAAAAATTGAGCGTCTTCAGCGTCACTACATCAAGATCGAGATATATGCCACCGTATTTGTACAGCAGCACCAAGCGCAATATCTCCGACAGATATTCGGCACCATCAGCACGCTGGTACAGTTTGTCCGATCTGATCACTTGCTCGACAGGTGTACCTTGGGCAAAGCGTTCCAAGTTTAACCATCGAAAGTGGACGTTCGGTAGTTGGGCGAGCGTTGGTAGGCCGGGAAATCGCACTCGCCCCGGATCGGTAATTTCTTTCCACGAGGCAAACAGTACGATCACCTTCCGGCGTGGATTGGCACGTGCAGCGGATTCTATCGCACACGCTTGTCTCGGTTCGATTGTGACAACGTGCTTGAATGGTGCGGACGTTTCGATAAAGTATATGCTGCTGTACCGGTGTAACGCTTCGTCAGTGTCGTACGACCGTAGAAAGCCTGCATCTTCTTTAATCATGTCCACGGGTATGTACGATCCTTTAGAATGCCGGTGCGGAATGTGCAGGATGAGAATAAACAACAGAAATGAACAAATGGCATACCGCAAATAGCGGTACCAACAGTTGTGGGAAATCATTTCAGGCACTGGTCAAATTTACGGCAACTGGTTAAGAGCTGTGGCTGTGGGAAGATCGTATCGCTGTCGCTTACTCGACATAGCACGTTCAACTGTTCACGATACATTAACTCTGAAATTACATTTGGGAATACGTTGATAAcccattttaaaattgtttaaacagCTTTGTTGTAGTTGATACATTCAGATCGTGCTATTTCCAGCTGAAAACATTTTGCATGTATCGTAATAGGGGGAAATTCGATACATCTTCACGAACAAGCGTGCAAAAGAAAGATGCGAATTAATGTATGCAGcaacatgtttgtttgttgcatttatGTCCCAAAACTTCGGAACACACAAAGGAGGGGAATGTCGGATATTTCCATAAAGTGTGCAGTTAGTTGGTTTCGTTCCAGTTTAACTTTATAACTACATGTAATGTAACTATATTTGTTAAATAGATGTGATATGCGTCGATAAAGAACGTTTGAAACCATGTATTACAAACTATCGATGGACaacattattatgtttttattcTTGCCTCTATGTTAGTTTCaaacttttatgtttttgtcgtATTAATGATGGTcagtttttttataaaaaaatatgctaTTAATTACAAAACATCCATGCGTATTAGTGCCAGGGGGGTTTCAAACAATCTCAATTCGTCATGTTGCATAACGATTTTAAAGAGTTTGAAAGTGATTCAAATACTTATTAACTACGGGAGTGGCCATACTTTCTTTACACTGTTGCATCGTTGTGGTATACAAAGGAATTGGGTCAGGAGATTTTATTGGATAGGCAACAGGACAGATGGAATATAGTAACGTCAGGAAAAATTGACGGACTTTAAATGacgaagataaaaaaaagttaaataaaccCTAATacggagcggcccggtggcatgatggtagcggagccggtcttcacacgaacggaccggaccaaatcccatccggaccaatcccccgtagcaaggactgactatccggctacgtggtaaaataagtcgatacggccaggccgttctaacgaaacaaaaaaaaaaaaaccctaataCATTGGATTCCCTAGATATTCAATTGGCCGCTTGAACCAAAATTTAAGTGTTAGCTTCTAGCCTGTGGCTAGATGAGATTTTCAGTTGTTTGGTTTCGGCCATTATTTTTATCGCTTTAGCGATCTGGCGGCTGTGTAGGTTGATCGAtattaaaaaaggaataaaagtTAGTTCCAGATAGCTGCAAGACGATCACGATATCACACGATCACGCACATTCACAACAGTTGCCTACATCGAAAGGGAAAACATATTGTGGAATGTGGAAAGCATTCTAAAAAAAATGTCTGTtgttacaacaacaaaaagtctTAAACCTGTGCTACGACGGATTCGAATAGTTTGTAACATGTATTGTTACTAATACTAGAAAGAATGCAATCATCtgtgcaaaatgaaataagaatAAATAAGTAAAGTGATAATAACCTATTTGaaagtgttgtttgtttgtttcagtcGATGAAGCTGCACCTGAATATCACGATTAActgagtgtttttttgctgtttcaaTTAAACCTCGACGCAAGCTAAAACGGTGTAATTGAACAGTTTAGTTACTTGATATGATTCAAATTAATGTAACACTACATCAGCATATGCAACTAATTAACTTACTCAAGAGCCGTTATTGTTTGTTCGAGCAGTATTAGACTATTAGGCACCGGTAGTAACAATTCCCTGGCAATTGGATGCATTTTCGCAAGAATAACGTGCAACATTTAGTTCCCGTATTGCAACAACTATGCTTTCGAGGTTAAAACATTGAACAAAAACTGAGGGAAATGAATAAGCACATAAATGTTGGCAATGTTAGAAAACGTCTCCACAAGATCTGTACACCTTTGGACAATGTTTCTCTGCAAGCACACCATAGGCCACCCGTGAACCAACTTGCACCGGATGCGTCTTACTAAACTTGTTCCACACGTGCACCACGATCGATTGGTTGAGCGTTACAAGCGCCTGTTCGAGGTATTGTGCTTCGAAAAATTGCTTGTAATCTTCATACCCGATCGCGTAGAATGCGTTGATTGGATACACCGTAAAATGGCGACACCGTTCCCGCGTCATGTGGACCGTCGAGCGGGTGTGGCAGTACTTCTGCAGAACGCGTGTCACTACCCCGGGGCCATTGTTTCCCCAATCCTTACCGTTGAAGTTGGCTAGCAGATCTCTAAAAGAAGCGAATGCCGTGTTACAATGCGAGGTTAAGGACAATCGAACATGTACATCACCTACCTAACGCACATGTCCGCCAGCTCATGACCGTGCCCTTTTGGGTGGAAGTTCATCACACCGGCAGCAACCCACCGGACCGATTCAGCACCAGCGTAATTTGGTTCGAGTTTCTCGAACGATTGCTGCACGATCACGTCCAAATCAAGGTACGTTCCACCGTACTTGTACAGGGTCAGATAACGCATTACGTCGGACAGATGTGAGTTCATGTACA
Protein-coding sequences here:
- the LOC128305856 gene encoding lactosylceramide 4-alpha-galactosyltransferase-like, with amino-acid sequence MISHNCWYRYLRYAICSFLLFILILHIPHRHSKGSYIPVDMIKEDAGFLRSYDTDEALHRYSSIYFIETSAPFKHVVTIEPRQACAIESAARANPRRKVIVLFASWKEITDPGRVRFPGLPTLAQLPNVHFRWLNLERFAQGTPVEQVIRSDKLYQRADGAEYLSEILRLVLLYKYGGIYLDLDVVTLKTLNFYNPNFFGAETPRLVGSSVIGLERHGYGQTFAERCLNNFKYFENQTNVRNGSFLLTYQIVQACEKLSLEEVIDGGCGGLLEVYTQSFFHPFDVTNVNIMFDSGQLEEAKRRISKAMIVHMLHRTSRKLPVVGKMTGYQMIAKTYCPRVYENNEGDF
- the LOC128300324 gene encoding lactosylceramide 4-alpha-galactosyltransferase-like, with amino-acid sequence MSFWLQPKRYRRRIACGLLFVASVIYVVYSKFPDTPVHNCFQIVHGVDLEDEKLLDDVQQSVPQPTNDGRNVFFHETSCSKDGIVRLNARQACAVESAARANPDWNIYVLFAAPVGFRNQTAQPILDALLDYRNVHLRFVNLTTYANETPLEEWMENGEIFRSLYMNSHLSDVMRYLTLYKYGGTYLDLDVIVQQSFEKLEPNYAGAESVRWVAAGVMNFHPKGHGHELADMCVRDLLANFNGKDWGNNGPGVVTRVLQKYCHTRSTVHMTRERCRHFTVYPINAFYAIGYEDYKQFFEAQYLEQALVTLNQSIVVHVWNKFSKTHPVQVGSRVAYGVLAEKHCPKVYRSCGDVF